Genomic DNA from Gemmatimonadota bacterium:
TTGCCACTACCCGTTGTAAAATAGCCATTTTGCCGAAAGTGCTGTGGCAAAGTCACGCAATTTCTTCCCGCTTCCGAAAATCTGAGCGGCTGTCGATTGTTATAAACCCCCGTAGTGGATGGCCGCAAACCACTCATCAAACTCGCCCGAGATGGATTGCAAATCGGCGCTTGACAATACGCGCGTTCAAATACTGTACATCGCTCGGCCAGCCGATTAAAATGAGGGGTCACAGCATTTGGAGCGCGATCTAAAAATCCCACATAGTGATTTAAATCATCAAACGAAATGAACAACACATTTGGTTGATCTTCTTGTACCATATTCTCACCTCTCAATAATTTGGACACTTTTTCAGAATAGCCACAGAAAGCACAAACTTTCAGACGCTCAAATTATTCGCGTCTTCTTGTACCATATTTTCATTTCTCGCATATAGGTTTGACATACCGCCTAATTTTTAAGTTTGCCTTTTACCTTTTACCTTTTACCTTTTTTGCGCCTTGTTGGACAAACTACAGGAGGTCCTCCGATGAACGCGATTGCCGTGATAGGAACGGGCTATATCGGTGGCGAACACATCAAAGCCATCTCAGTGCATTCCAATGCACATTTGCGAACAATATGTACAACGCCGCGCAGCGAACAAATCGCAAGAGATCTGCAAGCGACATACGGCGCAGATAAAATATCGACAGAGTACGATAGCGTCCTATCTGACGCCGAAATCGACATCATTTATCTCTGCACGCCCAACTCTCAACACGTAGATCAAGCCGTCGCCGCGCTCGATGCGGGCAAGCACGTCTTCGTGGAAAAACCCCTCGCGGTTACAGTTGAAGACTGTCAAAAAATCGTCGATGCAGCCAAACGATCCGGGCGACAAGTTATGGTTGGTCACGGCGCGCGATTTAGCAACATATTTGAAACCATTTACCACCTCGTTCACAACGGTACGCTGGGAGAAGCCTGTTTTGTGGAAGGCGACTACATCCACGACCTCAAACCCTTCTTGCCTCTGCCCGGTCACGACTGGTGGATGGATACAGAAAAAGAAGGCCAACTGCCCATTATCGGTGGGGCCTGCCATCCCCTGGACCTCATGCGATGGCTCGCTGGAGAAATCGTTGAAGTCAGCGCGTATGGCATAAACAAAAATATTCCCGACGCACCCTGGTACGACACGGTTATCTCAAACTTAAAATTTGAATCCGGTGCCCTGGGCAAATGCCTGGTCTCTTGCGGCGCAGAAATTCCCTATAACCTCAACTTTAGCTACCACGGCACAAGAGGCTCTATTCACAACAACAAACTCTTCATCGGCGGTATGCCCCACGTCGAAGAATGGTCTGAACTCCCAATTGAAATTCGCGCAGAAGACCATACGTGCCTCCAGGAACTCGACCACTTTCTATCCTGCATTGAGCGAGGCGTAAAACCGCTTATCGACGAGATTGACGGTGCGAGGTCAGTCGCCGTATGCTGCGCCATCATTGAATCCATTGAAAACAATCGCCCGGCAACCGTATTCCTGGATTTTTAAACTATGAATAATCGCACAAGCAGCATCCGCATGCACCGCTCTCTCAGCCATCCACTTCCCGAATACACTGAGCCTGAAGGCTTCACAATTCGTGTGCTTCAGCCCGGAGAAGAAGAAGAATGGATTCGCATGAAAAATGAAGCTTTTGGCGATGAAGGCGGAAAACCCTGGACCATCGACAATTTTCACTCCACATTCACTCGCGAACCGTGTTGCGACTACAATCGCATCTTTGTCGGCCTCAAAGGCGATTATATGGTAGCAACTGCCAGCGCGTGGGAAGCCCATTACGGAGGAAAAACAGTTGGCCTTATCCACTGGGTTGGTACCGACCCCAAATACCGAGGACATGGACTCGGTTATGCCATCTCACTTCTCGCCCTCAAAGAACTCGTTGCCCGCGGATATGCCGACGCCTATCTCAACACAGCCCTCTGGCGTGAACCCGCTGTGCGCCTCTACAAACGCCTGGGCTTTCGCATCACCCCAAAAACCGAAGACACCTGATCCACCCATCCAGTAAACGGAGAACGCGATGAAAACTCCTATTCGCATTTTGCTCGTCGGTTGCGGGCGCATGGCTTTAGGCCATGCCAGCGGTTTGGAATCCCTGGGAGAACTCGGCGTCATTATCGCCGGTGTTGATCCATCCGAAGACGCACGCAATAATCTAAAAACCCAATATGGTGTGTCAACTACCTTTGACAACCTCGACGACGCGCTTGCAAACGTGGAAGCAGATGCTGCAATTATTGCCGTGCCCAACTTCCTGCACCGCGATTACACCATTGCCTGTCTGGAAAAGGGGTTGCACACCCTCATCGAAAAACCCATGGCGCTTACCCTCGCAGATGTCGATGACATGATCGCTACAGCCGAAGCCAAAGGCAAATTGCTCATGTCTGGACAGAGCCAGCGTTTTTCAACAGCGATTCGCCAGGTCAAAAAGCTACTCGAAGAAAAAGCTGTGGGAAAAATTCGCCACGTCATCCACCGCAGACTCGGATCGGGTCGCGGCGGCGACGAAAATAGCTGGTTTGCGCGTCAGGAATTGTCGGGCGGCATTCTACCCGGCATTGGCGTCCACTCGCTCGATGTACTCTTATGGTGGATAGACGAAAAAGCCGTATCCGTCTCGGCAATCGTGCAAAATATCGATCCACACCCCGATATCGACATTGAAGACGAAGTCTCCCTCATCGCCACAACAGAAAGCAATGCCATCCTCAACTGCGCCCTCTCATTTCACCATCGTGCAGGCACGGAATGGACCGTAATGGGCGATGAAGGCGTCATTCACCTCAACGGCACCAGCGGACCTTTATTGCTCAATGGCAAAGAACAGCACATACCCGAAACCGTTCACCTCGCTGGCGAACCCACCATTCACCTCGAATTTCTCACAGCCATCCGCGACAATCGCCCCCTCGCGCAAGCATCAGCGCAAGATGTACGCAAAACAATGGCACTCATCTTTGCCTCAATGGAATCGGGTAAAACTGGAAAAACTGTATCTGTTTCCAGATAGCGCTCTGGTCTCCAAATGGCCTATTGCCTCATCGCCCGCCATCTCGCTGTGCCGTATTCGCGCTGATTCAACGGCCCGGGAGCAGACTGTCCCGAACTGCCCATTTCAACTTCGCCGCGCATTTCGTCCCCCAACACCGTTCCCACAAACCGATAAGACAGATGGGTTCCCTCAAACCGATGCTGGCTCGTAAATGCGATTTCATCTCCATTCACCGAGCCATTTAGCGCATTTTTTAGCCAGCGCGTCTGGTGAGTACCCGTTAAAACGCCAGCAATTTGCTCGATATCCACGCGATGACGCGCTGTTTTTCTCACCAGCGCGATTTCAATTTCCCATGCACCCGACACATCAACAGGTTCTCGCACCTTTTCTTTTTTGAGCAAAGGCGCGTGGGATAATGCATCGCGAATGTGTATGCCAACAATATCTGCTTCCCCAGGTTGTAGCGAAAATGGTAAAATAAAAATAGACGTATCCGTTGCCCCTCGATCATCCAGCATAATGCGTGGATCACCGCACAAAAGTTGTTCGCGCAATTCAAGACCGGTCAGGCCAATGCGATCACCATCCCAACGGATTTCCACCCTGGGAACATCCGACTGATCAGACGCTAGAATTTCAGCTTCTACACCCGATACACGCGTCACATGCCGCACAATCGTCTCGAGATCGGCAATCCAGCCCTCGAATTCCCGCCTGGGATCGCGTCCCACCAGCAGATATTCTACGGCCGCTAAAATGCCCATAACCTCCTCTTTGCCGATCTTCATCGCACGCCCAAGCGTGTGATGCGGTGCTGCGTGCACCCAGGCGGCCTCGACGAGGTCGCGATCGCCCAATAACAAGCCCGTAGGCTGAGGTCCGCGCAGGTATTTGCCACCGCTATAAGCGACCAAATTTGCTCCGCGACTGGTATATGGTTCAGGAGATTGGAAATGCTCCGACGCTGCATCGACCAGCACAGGGACACCTCTCGGACGCGCCATGTCAACAATCGCTTCAAGCGTCATATCCGCCTCCCAGGTCCCCAGCAAGGCGACCATAGCCACCTGTTCCCGATCGAGCACCACATCCATTTCCCTGAGATTATCCACCTCCACGATTGTCACGCCCACCGAACGAATGGCGTGATCATAGGTAAATCGACTTGCTCTGGGCATGACGACCTCGCGCTTCATCCCACTCGTATCGGGCAACCGAAACATCAACTCGGGATCGCCACCCGTCACACATGCTGCTGTTGCATGACACAGGCATGCCGCCGCGCCAGAGGCCACCATTCCCCACTCCGCTCCCGTGAGCATGGCCAATCGCTTACCCACTCCCGCCATGAGTTCATCCATATTGACAAAAAAGCGCGAAGCAGCCATCATCGCTTCGCGCACCTGCGGCAACATCAGCGTCCCTCCGTGAATTGTTCGCGTCCCACAGCAATTGATAAACGAGCGCACACCAATCAGTGAATAGGGATCCTGCATCGTCAATCTCCTCCTGTGCAAATTTTTAAATTGCAGTATAAGACAATCGTATTAACTTAGATAATCCGAAAATTCTTTCACACTTACAAGAGGCAAACATGGCATACATCAAAAACTGGCGAGACCAGCAACCCGAGGTGGCGCACCTGAGCGCGATTCGCTGGCCGGGGTTAAGACAGAGAAATGCGGAACCCAAACACGGTGAAGACGACTCACCTCAGTTACACAATATTCAGGGCATCGTCAAACACGGACTTCAAGGACGCAAAACCTCCGACCACCACAAACACGCACAAATGGAACAGGCGTATTATATCATCAGCGGCAGCGGCGAGGTCCTCGTGGGAGAAGACCGCTTTGCCGTACGTCCCGGCGACGCCGTGTATTTGCCCGCGGATATTTACCATCAGATGTTCAACGACATGAACGACGAATGGCTCGAGCACCTCGTCCTTAGCAAAAATATCGACACCGAACCCGGGGGCGAATGTGTGATTCGCAACTGGGAAGACGTTTTACCCGTAAGCGATGGCGCAGGCGCGATTCGCTGGCATCAACTCGGCCCTGCAGGCGAAGAAAACACAGGATGCTTAAAATCCATTGCCTTCATCGACCGCGAAGCCGTACAACCCGGTCAGCAGAGCATTGCGCGATGTTACGACGGTATAGAACTCGGCTTCTGGATCCTCGAAAACAGGGGCATCCTCGTCACATCTGATGGTGAACAGCACATCACTGAAGGCGATGTGGTTCACTTACCCCCTGGCATGTCCTATCACATCAAAAATCCCCACAGCGAATGGTTTAGCTATATGATTATTGCCGGATGAAAAGAAATGATGAGTAAAAAAAAGCCCCATCCAAGATCGTGCAAGCGATTTTAGACGGGGCTTCTTTCAGTTGTCAGAAACGAATCAATGTCACCCCATATGATTAAAAGTTTTGGTGGATAATTTCGGAATAAAGCCTTAAATTTTACAAATCAGTTCTAATATGATATACGTGGAGATTCCTTATTACATGTCCAAATACCGAGAATACATGGCACAGATTCTAAATCATCCCATTCTAAAAAAAAGTCCCATTGCCCAGGTAGCACTCTATCTCGCTACCCTTTTTGTTGGCCTCTATATCTGCACAAAAGCGGCGATCTGGCTCGATGGAGCTATCACCGGACTGCAAGGTGGGCAAGTCCTTCAGGGAGGAACTTTTTGGAAGGCACTTACCGTCACATTCCAACAACCCGACAATCCAAAGCAAAAAATTGCAGTCACGGATATCCGCTTTAAGAATGTAGATCGTTTTTTACCCATCGCCGTAATCGTACACACACAGGGAAGTGACGTAACCTATCATACCGGTACGCAACGCGAATGGATCGCAATACCCGACGTGCCCGTCGATAGCCTCGTCATTCGTACGCGCAACGCCAGCCACAGTGCGGTGATTGACGATTTGAGCTTTCAGTACAACAACCGGAGCTATGCGATGGACTTTGACCATACAGCCGATGGTCCTATTGCGCCCAATACGCAGATGCTCGAATACAAGTTTGAGGACATCCAAATCGCATTTGCAGCCGACAATGCCGTACCCACGGTTGTTCGCGGCGGTGATTTGGCCGAATCCATCGGACGCTATATCTCCAACATCAGCGGTCCACTTTCTACGGTTTTGATCTTGCTCTTGATTGCCCTGCCCTTCTATATGGTTGTGCGCTATGCTCAGGTTTTATCTCACGACTTATCACCCGACCGCTTCTTCACCAATTCCGATGCGCAAATCGTTCAGAAGCAGGGTATTAACCTGCTATGGGGCGGTCAATACAACGCCGATTACGCCCTATCTGAAAACACAGAACTCTATGCTATCCTTACATCTGTCGAATCTGAAATCGCATCTGACCAGGCCCGATTGGTCGAGCGATGCACCGACAAAATCTATCTTCTCTTTGATGAAATTGAAGATCGCCTATCCGAAGGATTTGGCATGTTGGGACTTTTATCGCTCTCCATGGGCCTTTTGGGCACAGTGATTGGCATGATAGACGCCTTCAAAATTTTAGAAGACACCATGAAAGTCGGCGAAGGCCCAGCTCAAACCCAGCTCAAAATGGCGCATTATATCAACTTTGCCCTCGTCACCACAGCTATTGGATTTCTCGGACGCATTCTATCCATGATCCTCATACGCAAAACCAAAGCCCGCAGCCTGCAACATCGGGCGCGCATGCTCAACCTTGTTCAGCACTTTTATCAGATAGATACAGGCGAGAGAAAAGAAATAGGAGATTGACGTGAGACATCGCAACAGGCGACCTTTGGCAGCACTTTTAGACACGGGCGAAGGGTTTATTGATGTCTTGTTTTTGCTGCTTACATTTTTTATCATTCAGAACGTGTGGCAAACCCATCTCGCCAATTTGCACAACCGCTTTGTCCACGCACAAAAACTCAATTTTATCAAAGCACCCGACGAAAAAGGCTCTGCCCCCCATCCCACGGATGAACGATTTTTACAGATCATCATCGGTAAATCCTATGTGCAATTTGACAAAGGCGGCGTTGCCACCGAAGAACACATGGTCTTTCAAGACCGCGCAGACAACGACCAGATTGGTATTGAACGCGCTGTATTTTTGTCCGTAAAAAAAGCTTTACTCGCACTACAGGCACAACATGGATTTGCGCCCAATGACATTTTGGTGCGCCTCTATTTTGAACGCGATGCAACCGTGACTTATACCGTTGGCGTGTACGACGCCCTCAACAACAGTGGATTTAAGACTGTGCAATGGGGGCTTGAAAGTCAAAAAAGAAAGTTGTAAAATAGAATATGTCTCCCCGTGAAAAAAAAATGATCCAGAGCGCTGCTGAAAGCATGCGACGAGATCATCCCAAATTCTTTGGCGTGTTATCTGCCATAATGCGCGCTCGCAACTTATCTGAGGCACGCCGAGCATGTAATTATCCCTCGTCCGAAGACTTTACAAGCGTCTATCACCGGGCCATCGAATATCTCTTCAAACAGTTGCGTGACCTGGGGTATGTCCCCCCATCGGAAACCGAGAGCTTTGAGGAAAGCATAGGGCAGAGTGCGCCATCGAGCCATTTCAAATTGCCCTCACGCGAAATCATCAATCGCTTCTACAAAGGCCATATCTTCCACGAAGCATGCGCGCTTGTGGCCATACAGAATCACCTGGGGCTTTCCAAACTCTGGGCGCACTTCCCCAAGCGCCGGCATGAAATAGAAATCGCCATCGCCCTTGTTCCGGTCCGGGCGATAGTCCCTCAACCACAGTCCATTCGCTTGTCCCATACCCCTATTCAACGCACACAACAACGCTTTTTGTCCGCATTGGCCGGTGCGTTTGCACTGGGCATCGTCTTGCTATTAGCACTCAGTCCTCCTCAGGGAGGGCGGGCATTCAAAGCCATTGTCACAAATTTTGAAGATATGCTCGTAAGTGCGCAGGGCATCTTTGACATGAGCAAAAACGCACGAGAAGACGTCAACGTAACAAAACCAGATCCAGAACCCCGGGTGCAGGCTGCCCCAAAGCCAGCGCCTCGTCCTAAAATCGCGCTGCCGGACAAACCGAAATTGGCACTCGCATCTTTGCCCGATATTCCGCGTCAACTCGATAAGCCGCTCGGCATGTCGCTCGATGGATTGAAAACACCACCTCGCGTCTCGACACCCAACATGGACAGAGGTGCAAACCCATCGTCGTTTTTTGGTTCGCGGCCAGAAGTCCACGTCGCTCGCGCTACTATGAGTATGCCCGCCCCTGCCACATTGCCATCAACTGGCGCGAGCGCAGGCAAAGATCAGCCCGAGCAACAAGCAGAATCTACCGATCTCAAAGGCTACCGACCTGCTGGACGCATTGGTTTTTCCAACTTTCATACATCGGGTGGTCTCTCGGCAGAACTCGTGCGGCTGACCCGTATCCAGCGCGCACTTTCTCGACTGAAAATACCTCAAAACAGAATCTATGAAAATGCCCAACTCGCATTGGCTCCAGACAAAGCCAGAATACAATTTGCCGACGGTGTTGCATTTATCCTCACATTTCGGCTGGGCCAACTCGACGACATTCAGATTTTTGCACGCTCGGGCATAGACAAAGCCCTTCACATAGAAACCGAAGCGCGCCGGGGCATCCGCTTTCTCAACCGCGCCCTGAGCAATTCGTGAGGTCGCTTATGAAAAAAATCTTCCTTATCTTCTTCGCTTTTTTGATTTTGCCAGCCCTTTCTTTTGCGCAGGGGAAGGATGACAGCCTCGCCTATCAGTCTTTTGAGCAGGGCCGCAGTGCTTACGCACTTGGGCGATATATTGAAGCCGTCGCACATTTTGAGCGTGCGTGCAACCAGGCTCTCATCTTTACCAGTGCCTATTATATCTGGCTGGGCACGGCAGGCGAGCGTGCCTACGACACGGGTCAGGACGCGCCCAACCGATTGGACCTGCTCAGAAAAAGTGCCGACGCCTACCGCACGGCGCTCGACCGCGAGCAAGACCCCGATATTCGCTACGAATTGGGACGTCTCACCGTCAAATACGCGATGGCGCGTGCCAACTTCGTGCTTGAGCGCGAAAGCAACCGCCAACCTCTGCCGCTGGATTTGCCCCCGCCAGTATTGCGAGACAGCACCTGGATACCCACGCGCTTTCAACCCGCAACAATTGACTCCCTGCACCGAATATGGCATCTCGCAGAGGGTGGTCTGCGCGACATTTGGATGGCGATTCTCGGCAGAACGCAAAAGGAAATTGTCTATGCTGCGCCGCAACGCAGCACCATGAGTGACACCCTTCAGGCTTATTTAAGCGTCTATATCGAAAACAGCCTGAACCTGATCGAGACCGCCGGACAGGCCAATTTTGAAGGCATAGAACCCGATTTTTACATCCCCAAAATTGCCGCCGCATCTTCTCGCGGCGTTTTGGGCGATAACCCCGACTGGTTCAATCAAGTGCTCGCTGCCGCGCGCTTTGATGGCGGTTATAACATGCGCTGTGCCATCTACCGCCTCAAGGGATTGCGCCACAGCAAAGAAGAAGAAGCCAACCGCGCAATCCACGCCATGCAACGCGCCCTGGTCTATGCGAGATCCGATACCTCTCGCGCCGCCCTCTATCTCGACATGGCCTTCACCGCGTACCGAGACGACTTGCCCAGAGCCGTTGAATATGCCAAATACGCATACGCGCACAACCAATACGAACCGAGAGTGTGCGATACCTATGGCGGGCTTTCGCTCAGTTTGGCGAGTGTAAAACTCAAAGAAGGCGCGTACCGCGAGGCGATTTCAACCATTTATCCCGTGACATCCTTTGGATGGCAAGACCGCGGCGAAGCCCTGATCACCCTGGCGATTGCCTATTTCAACTCCGACCTACAAAATGTGGGAGCGAGAGCATACCAGGCCGCGGAAATGGCCTATCGCATTGCGCCAGAACGCTACTGGAAAGAATTTCATCGCATCGCCAAAAGTCAGGGCAACTATGTGCAAGCGCGTCAACTCGAAGAAAAGCACAGCAGCGCGTTGCTCAGCAAAAAACAGGACACCTCCCCATGAACACCCTGAGATTCATTTTTTTTTGCATCCTGCTGACCACACCGCTCCACATCCAGGCTCAAGAAACAGAGCCTGTGCCGAGGATGCTTTTCAAGACGAAAATCCACATTCGCTCAGAACCCACAGGTGCTCAGGTCTTCATCAATGGGCAGGAAGCGGGTTATACGCCATTTGTCACAGAAAAGCTACTGGACATTGGCGATAAAATTCAGGCGTATGCACACGGCTACCAGCCCTGGACGCGCACATTTACGACAACCGTTTTGGCAGATACGGTGCATATCGCGCTCATACGTCAGAAAGCGCATTTGGAGATCCGATCTGATCAACTCGCGGCCTTAGGCGCAGAAATCCACCTTCGGTT
This window encodes:
- a CDS encoding Gfo/Idh/MocA family oxidoreductase, which translates into the protein MNAIAVIGTGYIGGEHIKAISVHSNAHLRTICTTPRSEQIARDLQATYGADKISTEYDSVLSDAEIDIIYLCTPNSQHVDQAVAALDAGKHVFVEKPLAVTVEDCQKIVDAAKRSGRQVMVGHGARFSNIFETIYHLVHNGTLGEACFVEGDYIHDLKPFLPLPGHDWWMDTEKEGQLPIIGGACHPLDLMRWLAGEIVEVSAYGINKNIPDAPWYDTVISNLKFESGALGKCLVSCGAEIPYNLNFSYHGTRGSIHNNKLFIGGMPHVEEWSELPIEIRAEDHTCLQELDHFLSCIERGVKPLIDEIDGARSVAVCCAIIESIENNRPATVFLDF
- a CDS encoding GNAT family N-acetyltransferase; the protein is MNNRTSSIRMHRSLSHPLPEYTEPEGFTIRVLQPGEEEEWIRMKNEAFGDEGGKPWTIDNFHSTFTREPCCDYNRIFVGLKGDYMVATASAWEAHYGGKTVGLIHWVGTDPKYRGHGLGYAISLLALKELVARGYADAYLNTALWREPAVRLYKRLGFRITPKTEDT
- a CDS encoding Gfo/Idh/MocA family oxidoreductase, producing the protein MKTPIRILLVGCGRMALGHASGLESLGELGVIIAGVDPSEDARNNLKTQYGVSTTFDNLDDALANVEADAAIIAVPNFLHRDYTIACLEKGLHTLIEKPMALTLADVDDMIATAEAKGKLLMSGQSQRFSTAIRQVKKLLEEKAVGKIRHVIHRRLGSGRGGDENSWFARQELSGGILPGIGVHSLDVLLWWIDEKAVSVSAIVQNIDPHPDIDIEDEVSLIATTESNAILNCALSFHHRAGTEWTVMGDEGVIHLNGTSGPLLLNGKEQHIPETVHLAGEPTIHLEFLTAIRDNRPLAQASAQDVRKTMALIFASMESGKTGKTVSVSR
- a CDS encoding cupin domain-containing protein, which produces MAYIKNWRDQQPEVAHLSAIRWPGLRQRNAEPKHGEDDSPQLHNIQGIVKHGLQGRKTSDHHKHAQMEQAYYIISGSGEVLVGEDRFAVRPGDAVYLPADIYHQMFNDMNDEWLEHLVLSKNIDTEPGGECVIRNWEDVLPVSDGAGAIRWHQLGPAGEENTGCLKSIAFIDREAVQPGQQSIARCYDGIELGFWILENRGILVTSDGEQHITEGDVVHLPPGMSYHIKNPHSEWFSYMIIAG
- a CDS encoding MotA/TolQ/ExbB proton channel family protein; translation: MIYVEIPYYMSKYREYMAQILNHPILKKSPIAQVALYLATLFVGLYICTKAAIWLDGAITGLQGGQVLQGGTFWKALTVTFQQPDNPKQKIAVTDIRFKNVDRFLPIAVIVHTQGSDVTYHTGTQREWIAIPDVPVDSLVIRTRNASHSAVIDDLSFQYNNRSYAMDFDHTADGPIAPNTQMLEYKFEDIQIAFAADNAVPTVVRGGDLAESIGRYISNISGPLSTVLILLLIALPFYMVVRYAQVLSHDLSPDRFFTNSDAQIVQKQGINLLWGGQYNADYALSENTELYAILTSVESEIASDQARLVERCTDKIYLLFDEIEDRLSEGFGMLGLLSLSMGLLGTVIGMIDAFKILEDTMKVGEGPAQTQLKMAHYINFALVTTAIGFLGRILSMILIRKTKARSLQHRARMLNLVQHFYQIDTGERKEIGD